The genomic segment CGTCGAGGATACTGCGGTTGAGCCCCGCCTTGGCTGCGGCGCCGTTCGGAAGGAAAGCACCGCCGCCTGCGTGGTCGGGCTTGGGCTCGGGTGTGCGGGTCATCCCCGCCGTGTTCAGACGCTCGTGCGCGACCGCGTCGTAGGCCTGTACCAGAGCGCGGGCCGTCTTGTGGTGGAAGTCGGCACGCCGGCGACGGATCTTCGCGTGCGGCTTGGCGACTTTCCGGGCCGCGGCGCGGTGGCGCCTGGTGCGCTGCCGGGTCCGCTTGGGGAACGTAGCGAGATGCCCCTGCGCTTCGGCCAGTTCAGCGGCCATCGCGTCGAGGAAGCGCGGGTTGGCGACGTGTTCGCCGTCCGAGGTGGTCAGGAAGTGCGTGACACCCATGTCGATGCCGACCACCGCGCCCGTCGGAGGGAGGGGCTCGGCGGGGACGTCGTCGCAGGAGAGGACCACGTACCAGCGGTTCCCCTCGCGCTTGACCGCGATCGTCTTCACCCGGCCCTTGACGGGCCGGTGCTGGTGCACGCGGACGTGCCCGACGCCCTGGAGGCGGACGCGGGTCTGCGAGTCGTCTGGGGTCGAGTCCCAGCGGCAGCCGTCGCCGTCCTTGGGGAAGACGACGGTGTCGAAGTGCCCGACGCCCTTGAACCTGGGGTAGCCCGGCGTCTCGCCGTTCCTCACACGACGGAAGAACGCCTGGAAGGCCTTGTCCAAGCGGCGCAGCGTGGCCTGCTGGGAGGAGGACGACCAACGCCCCTGGCGCTCCGCATCGAACGCCCGGATGTCCTTGAGCTGGGCGGACCGGTCGCCGTAGCGGACGGTGGTCTTCGAGCTGTGCCGGTAGGCGTCCCGGCGCTCCTGAAGCGCGCCGTTGTACAGCGAGCAGTGGTCACGCAGCATGTCGCCCAGCGCGGCCGTCTGACGGGCGGTGCGGCGCAGGAGGAATTCGTACGCGCGGATCACGCCTGCCCCTCCTTCTTCCAGGGACGTTCCCGCTGGGTGTCGACGTATCGAAGGAGATCTGAATGGCACAGGCCACCGGCCCCTCTCGTTCGCAGCCCGCCACGCTCGGCGACGTCGCCCGGCTGGCGGGCGTCTCGATCGCGACGGCGTCCAAGGCCCTCAACGGCCGCAGCCAGGTCCGCGCGGAGACCAGGCAACGGGTCGTCGAGGCCGCCGAGCGGCTGTCGTTCCGCCCCAACCAGGTGGCGCGCGGTCTGCTCGCCGGGCGCACCGGCACCGTCGGGCTGATCACCAGCGACCTGGAGGGCAGATTCGGCATACCCATCCTGATGGGCGCCGAGGACGCCTTCGGCGCGGGCGAGGTCGCGGTCTTCCTGTGCGACGCGCGCGGCGACGCGATCCGTGAACAGCA from the Streptomyces sp. NBC_00310 genome contains:
- a CDS encoding RNA-guided endonuclease InsQ/TnpB family protein, coding for MIRAYEFLLRRTARQTAALGDMLRDHCSLYNGALQERRDAYRHSSKTTVRYGDRSAQLKDIRAFDAERQGRWSSSSQQATLRRLDKAFQAFFRRVRNGETPGYPRFKGVGHFDTVVFPKDGDGCRWDSTPDDSQTRVRLQGVGHVRVHQHRPVKGRVKTIAVKREGNRWYVVLSCDDVPAEPLPPTGAVVGIDMGVTHFLTTSDGEHVANPRFLDAMAAELAEAQGHLATFPKRTRQRTRRHRAAARKVAKPHAKIRRRRADFHHKTARALVQAYDAVAHERLNTAGMTRTPEPKPDHAGGGAFLPNGAAAKAGLNRSILDAGWTRFLQILANKAESAGRLVVPVDARNASRTCPTCGHAAKENRATQAKFACVRCGFTANADHVGATNVLNRAGLVLCDVA